Below is a genomic region from Brassica oleracea var. oleracea cultivar TO1000 chromosome C9, BOL, whole genome shotgun sequence.
CCCGTCGAAGTTGGGGACGGAGATCTCGACGGTTTTTGCTTCTCTGCATTTCTCTCCTCCCGGAGCAGACCAGTTTTTTAAGAGGTTCGCCGTGAAGTTCTGCTCCATCTCGGTTGAGATCCAGTCGAACTTCACTCGGGTCGTATCCAGATCCAGAGAATGTGGTTTTGGTTTCGCAGCAGTGACTCGCATGGAGTAAGAAGCGTTGAGTCTCCATGAGTCTATGAATGTTTTGATAGTACAACCGTCGATGCTCCAGACGATGACCATGAGGAAGAACACGAAGGACGTTAGGACGCTGAATCTCCATTGTTGCAGAGGACTCGGACGGTGGCTCGTCGCCGGAGACGGGGACACTCTTTTCTCAGGCATCTGGGAAACACACAAGAAAACGAAGAGAAGATGATGACAATAGGAGAGAAATCAGTTTGACGACAAAGAGGATTCCAAAGTAACTATTTTTTGTTCGTTTCCTAGTAAAAGCATCAAGTTTTCAATTTTATCGAGAAAACAATCAGATGTAATTTAATATAGTACTAATGAATAAGATAATCAAAACATCAACTTACTCGATATGATTACAAGCAAAACACCCAGAAGTTCACACCAACTTGTTGAACAATATAGAGTTGTTAGATTTGAAGGGGGGGAAGAGTTAGGTAAAAAACATTTAGAGATTGGTCGGCATGAAAATTCTTAGGACACAAAAGTGATCTTTTGCCAAAGGCGGAAGAGTCAGAATATGACAAGTTTTGACATAGACAGTTATACCCTCCTGATTAATCCGAAATTACAATAGCAGCGAACCGGTGCGGTGACCGCGCCAAATAATAGAAACATGTTGGACAACGAAGCGTGTCAGAACTCGCGTCGGCGTGACGTTGGGGGAATTACGTTCACGGTGATGGTGATTTACTGATTTTAAGAGAACGTTGGCGTCACGTGCCTGGCTCGGTCACTGTCGCACACCCCGCTCACAAAATGTAATTAACATTAGGGAGAAAACGTGGAGGATAAGTAACGTTTTAAAGATAAGTTAGTTCTATCATTTTGTTTAGCTTTTGCCACCAACGATATATCCTTTGGGATCATTTTCTATAACTGAAAGCTTCTGCCAACAGCGATCCTCCTAATATACATATAACTGAAAGCTTCTGCCAACTATTTTTAAGAGTTTATGCAATAATAAAATAAAAACTACTATTTTCCAAGTTTGTATACTTTTCAAAATCAAAATGAATACGTAGATCCCCTTCTTTCTTTAAACGTATAGATACAAAAATTCAGTTGTGCAATAAAAGGAAAGTATATATACGTATTGCATAACTGAAAACTTTATTTATTAGGTTACTAAATCTATATATCAACACTAATGGAAAGTTCTGTTATTAACATAACCTTTTGTCCACGCCTGTTGATAGGCTGAGACTTGCAAGTTAAGCCTCTTGAGTCAAACTCTGTTTATTGAGTGAAAATTAGTCAATGTATTGTATTGGTTTGATGAAAAAAGAACATAGCAAAAGGCTGGCCATTGGTCAATAAGTTTTTGTCCGTACTGTTTTGTTTTTTTGCTGATAATAGCAAGCACACATAAAGGATAATAGACTTTTCATGTTCTAACTTCTACCTGTTTACCTTTTTCAGATGATTCAGATTTTCTTTTTCATGTTCACAGAGCATCTCGCATTTCTACTCAATCGGACCTTGGTAAATTTACTGTTTCACCTTCTTATATTTTTTTTGGTGTAACACCTTCTTATATTACTTGTAAAACAACACAGGAATGACTGTCCTCAACTTCAATCAGTGAGGAGAAAAGTTTAATATCATTTGATCTGTGTAATGAAAGTTCCAGCACATCTATGGACATAATGAAGATCATATAAAAAGAAAACAATTTCGTATGAAGACAAAGATACAACAAAAGAAACCGATGGTTATATAACATGAACGAGTTTTTCAATGATCCAAGTATATATATATCAGACAAAGAGAAAACAAATTGTCTTCTCTTTACGCTGAAGGAGAAATGATTGTGAATCAGCCCAAGAAGTCAAGCTAATTCATGAGATTGAGATTTGGATAATTTTCCATCCATATAAATGAAAAAGAAGGAAGATTTAGCTCCAAGGGTCATCCCAACCACTGGGTCCTTCTCTTTTGACAAAACCAATAATGGCTTGAACAGCTTCATGAACTCTATTGGATAGAGAGTGGTTCCCATGCTCTATCTCCACTTTCTCTGCTCCTCCCATTGCTTTACTTAATCTGTAATCACACAGATCATATCAATCCTTTTGATTTGTTTAGTCATATGCAATCATTTCTACATCATTTTGATCCAAAATGAAAGTTTGCATTAAGACTCCGACAAATGAACACAATGGGGGCATCCGTGTATACTCTTATTACCACTTTAGTTTTAAAGGACTCACCTATTAACCAGTGCTTTTTTGTCGACATAATCCGGTACATACTCATCACCCATGGAGAAAATCACCTGTGTAGAACAAGGGACATAGATAACATAAGAACCTAATCAGATCCCAATGGCATCATCTAGAAACAAAAAAAAATGTTTACCGGAACTGGAAATATTCGTGATGGTTTAGTGTAGTTTTACCTGACAAGGTGTGTTAGCCATATGACCAAGTCTAGTTTTCAACTGATCATCACTTAGGTCAGAACTAAACATATCGTCGTCCCCCATGTAAGCGCAGAGGGAGTGATATCTGAAGCAAGCAAAATATTGATATTTTGTATGTAGACGTGTTCGAACACACAACTTTTCCATTTAGTCAAGGCGATGATTATGGTACAATGAAATAGATAGTGTACCTATAAGCAGAGATTGGAGCACAAGGATCAGCTTCTTTAGGCATTAGCTCCTCTGCTCGGCCTTCGCTTATCATTTTTGCAGCCAAGTCTATCAGAGCTGGTGTTTCAGGGAGTGTTGCTTTGTACTCTCTATCGCTGACCGGTGCCTACATAAAGAATACGCAATATGACTAAAGCTAGATTAAAATCAAAACATAAGATATAAGCATCCCAACTCAAGGCCGTTTCGCATATGATAACGAGTAGCTTTAACAGAAGAGCGAGAAAATACAAATCAAAAGAATCCAGAATTGGCACCTGCAAAATTGTAGCTCGGACGGCTCGGGAGCATGCAGCATTCGTTCCCATGTAATACACAATGTCCTGTTACAAAATACGAGAAAGAAAAAAGTTTCTAACACAATCTTCCTTTCAGAAACATGACAGAAAATGTTTGGGGGCTTAAACTAATCACCTGGCAGCCAGTGCTATGACCAAGCAGAACAACGCCTTCAGAGTTCTCTTTGTTGATGAGATAGCTTACCAGTTGGTCGATCTCTTGTGCATCCTTCATCCAAAAGAAAATCTTGCTAAGTAGTGTCAACCAATATTATGAGGCAAAACGAAATCAATATCGAGTCTTTACTTGTTTCAAGCTGGAAGTGCCGAATCCAGAATATGAAGAGGACATGAGTAGCTGAACAAGTGACCATTTCTCGTTATCCAAAGCAATTGCAAGAGGTTCCAAGTAACTGATCGGAAGTCAAACCATTCATCAAGAATCAGCTTAACCAAAACTCTGCCAAAAAGGTAAAAGCCATTAAAGGGCAAAGGGAGAAGAAGCAACATACTCGGTAGCTAAAAGACCATCGGTTAATCCACCGATGAAGATCACTTGTTGTTTATACTCTCCCGTCTTAAAAGCCACCTGTGGAGGAGATACAAATATTAGAAAATCACAATCAATCAGTCTGAATTTTCAGAAAAAAAAAATGGATCTTTTTTCGTTAACTTCGATCTCACATGGCTTGGAACATTTGACTTAAACTCTCATCATTTTTTTCATCATCAGCGTTTGTACATGATCAGCAGCATAATCGAAATCGAAAAGTAAACCTGAATTGATTTGGGACCGTATTTGAACAACACTCCGCGAAATTGGTTCTTCCCTTTGATCGGTCCGCCCCCGTAATCCCCGCTTCCGCCTCCCGCAACCGACGCGCTTTTCGACAGCTTCGCCGTTCCGGATTTTCCTCGGTAGATTCCCGAGAACCAGGACGTCGTCGTCGCCGTGGAGGATGACGAAGCCGCCGCTGGAGAAGACGATGATCCCGATGTCGACGCCGCCGCAGAAGAAGAGCGCAGCGAGAGAGACATCTCCGTGCGGCGGTTTTCAGATTCGAGAGGAAGTTTTAACGAGTGAAAGCACGCGCCGTCACCCGCGTGAGTAGAGGAAGTCGTTGTTGGTATACATGTCGGACTTTGTTGATTGCGTCCCAAATTACGTTGTCAATATCTTATTATATAATATATAACGATTAATACATTGATTAGTCTATAGTCGCTTATGATGGCCAGTTAGATCTTAATTTATCTATTTAACTTACATCATATACCATGATTATTTGTGGAAGTTTCAGCGGTCTGGTCATGTTTAAATGTTTTTATACTAGATATAGAGTTCGAGTTTCAGAAGATACAATTTGTTTTTTTTTTTTAGATTATAGAATATAAAACTTTAAACCTATCATAAATTTTAAAATGTTGTAGATAGAGCGTTCGTGCTGGTTGTTTACTGTGAAAAAAGATCTATCCATCACAACATTGTACATGGTGAATCGTCCATCAATCAATCTGAGTGTTTATTATGAAAAAAAAAAGTATGTCGTGGAATCGTTGTCAATCTTATATAACAAAACTATTAATTTGATGCCTGATAACAAAACTACTATTTAAAAAACAGTTTAATCTCATTCGCCATGTAGTAAGTTTTCACACGACGAGTAAATTCTAGTATGATCCTTCTATAATGCCCAACTTTTGACAAAAATACGAAGGCCTAACGAAAATTATTTTTGACACAAAAAGTACAAATTCTTTTGTAAGGCCCAGTAAAGGACACATAAAAAGCCCACTAATAGAGTTGCCAAGCTTTAATAGCTAAGTAAGCCAATCTATTTATATGAACTCCGACGTGCTTTTGCCCGATCCATCTATACCGACCTTGTAGATGCTTCAAAACAATGTTATATTCTGTACACATGTCCGGTTTGTACGTTTTCAAAACATATGTCACGTGCAGTATATCAGTATATGCTTCAAATCATATGTTATATTCTTCAAAAGATATGTTACATGTACGAGCCTTTTTTTTGTTATATTCTATACAAACGT
It encodes:
- the LOC106313697 gene encoding UPF0613 protein PB24D3.06c-like, which codes for MSLSLRSSSAAASTSGSSSSPAAASSSSTATTTSWFSGIYRGKSGTAKLSKSASVAGGGSGDYGGGPIKGKNQFRGVLFKYGPKSIQVAFKTGEYKQQVIFIGGLTDGLLATDYLEPLAIALDNEKWSLVQLLMSSSYSGFGTSSLKQDAQEIDQLVSYLINKENSEGVVLLGHSTGCQDIVYYMGTNAACSRAVRATILQAPVSDREYKATLPETPALIDLAAKMISEGRAEELMPKEADPCAPISAYRYHSLCAYMGDDDMFSSDLSDDQLKTRLGHMANTPCQVIFSMGDEYVPDYVDKKALVNRLSKAMGGAEKVEIEHGNHSLSNRVHEAVQAIIGFVKREGPSGWDDPWS